One genomic region from Leptolyngbyaceae cyanobacterium JSC-12 encodes:
- a CDS encoding ribonuclease HI (IMG reference gene:2510094316~PFAM: RNase H), whose translation MPTEELQEIQEIIEAYNKLGQLLQNYLGNAPSVQNSNGSVDIKGSKKGSKKGDTGKSNHLLTYPSIYIDGACQSTEGGWGVVVYLDEGVTLERGGYVADTTCNRMELQAAIEAVRLLQQLNLELDYKVPVYTDSQYVQKGITIWINNWKRNGWQGSSGEVKNVSLWVELDTLNKEVLVDWRWVKGHIGVQGNERADFIATAFAAQKQITLHNSFDLSAFE comes from the coding sequence ATGCCAACTGAAGAACTGCAGGAAATTCAAGAGATTATCGAGGCTTACAACAAACTAGGGCAGCTCTTGCAAAATTATCTAGGCAATGCCCCTTCTGTCCAGAATAGTAACGGAAGCGTTGATATTAAGGGCAGCAAAAAGGGTAGCAAGAAAGGTGACACTGGAAAATCTAACCATTTACTCACTTACCCATCTATATATATAGATGGTGCTTGCCAATCAACCGAGGGTGGTTGGGGAGTAGTCGTTTATTTGGATGAAGGCGTTACTTTGGAGCGGGGCGGTTACGTTGCAGATACAACTTGCAATCGCATGGAATTGCAGGCAGCTATTGAAGCTGTCCGGTTGTTACAGCAACTTAACTTAGAGCTTGATTATAAAGTTCCTGTTTACACTGACAGCCAATACGTCCAGAAAGGTATCACAATCTGGATTAATAACTGGAAGCGCAATGGTTGGCAGGGTTCATCAGGTGAGGTGAAGAATGTTAGTTTATGGGTTGAACTGGACACACTTAATAAAGAAGTGTTAGTCGATTGGAGATGGGTGAAGGGGCACATTGGTGTGCAGGGAAATGAACGTGCAGACTTCATTGCAACAGCGTTTGCTGCTCAAAAGCAGATAACTTTACACAACAGTTTTGATTTGTCTGCTTTTGAGTGA
- a CDS encoding ATPase, histidine kinase/DNA gyrase B/HSP90-like protein (IMG reference gene:2510094318~PFAM: Histidine kinase-, DNA gyrase B-, and HSP90-like ATPase), protein MKLTKTYNLSDISEEEVWSRDFQPLFQDLARTVLEFWSYGFAEMVNNCIDHSEGRVLTISLSRDAGVTEIEIKDDGVGIFKKVQEAAGLWNEMLAVLELVKGKFTTSPEEHTGQGIFFTSRMFDEFTIRSGNLLFSHRFDQPNDWVVEEQELTEGTCVVMKLSDNTTRRTHEVFDCYTLDIEYYFDRTLIPVYLVRYGSDENLVSRSQAKRLLNRLSAFKEIVLDFHAVDSIGHSFADEIFRVYRVKNPDVVIKTINVGEQVQKMISRTGFNS, encoded by the coding sequence ATGAAGTTAACCAAAACGTATAACCTATCAGACATCTCAGAAGAAGAAGTGTGGAGCCGCGACTTCCAACCTTTATTCCAAGACCTGGCAAGAACGGTCTTAGAGTTCTGGAGCTACGGGTTTGCAGAGATGGTTAATAACTGCATTGACCATTCAGAGGGGCGTGTTTTAACAATCAGTCTTTCCAGAGATGCCGGAGTGACAGAGATAGAGATTAAAGATGATGGTGTAGGGATTTTCAAGAAAGTTCAAGAAGCGGCGGGGCTATGGAATGAAATGCTAGCTGTACTTGAGCTAGTAAAAGGAAAGTTTACAACCAGCCCGGAAGAGCATACTGGTCAAGGGATATTCTTCACTTCACGAATGTTCGACGAGTTCACAATTAGATCTGGGAACTTGTTGTTCTCTCACAGGTTTGACCAACCAAACGATTGGGTTGTGGAAGAACAAGAACTCACTGAAGGCACGTGTGTTGTTATGAAACTTTCAGACAACACGACGCGACGGACGCATGAAGTGTTTGACTGCTACACACTTGACATTGAGTATTATTTCGATCGAACGTTAATTCCTGTATACCTGGTTCGATATGGCAGCGACGAGAACCTAGTGAGTCGCTCTCAAGCAAAAAGATTATTAAACAGGTTGTCAGCATTCAAAGAGATTGTTCTAGATTTCCACGCAGTAGATTCTATCGGACATTCATTTGCTGATGAAATCTTCAGGGTATATCGTGTGAAGAATCCTGATGTTGTTATTAAAACCATTAACGTCGGGGAACAGGTTCAGAAAATGATCAGTAGAACTGGATTCAATTCTTAA
- a CDS encoding transposase, IS605 OrfB family, central region (IMG reference gene:2510094319~PFAM: MerR family regulatory protein~TIGRFAM: transposase, IS605 OrfB family, central region), which yields MSIVKSLGVGALYGKSAIGNFFTSTFYVDYVLTFNPVIAVYLILSSECKLNPSHASFQGCLRRALFPIQSALPALPTLPTLTYAVHSSLLSSSSALINASAVSNVGMLRSISVGLRCLNITCSLKYKLAVHSPKSRFIKIGVAADLLGVSIETLRKWEQTGELVPDRKSLPKQYGCLGVDINPGVIGWTYVDRDGNLKHHGQFKINLHSRRSGQIAATLHDVTKQLVTLAQTFRCPIVIENLDFQSKKSQMREQGRRYARMLSGFIYGKFTTLLEQKCELAGIELIKVNPAYSSTIGLVKFMRQYGLSLDTAAAMVLARRAMRLSERVPNRNAYADVKSAKHVWSAWYTLHNKLKPIRRHQYFTLANSQLEAMLCAEPSGRVQSKRKSTSKRGANPRCSNRTATIAKA from the coding sequence GTGAGTATTGTAAAGAGTTTGGGGGTGGGCGCGCTATATGGGAAGAGTGCGATCGGCAATTTTTTTACTAGCACATTCTACGTTGATTATGTGCTCACTTTTAACCCTGTAATAGCCGTCTATTTAATCCTCTCATCAGAATGTAAACTTAACCCTTCCCACGCTTCATTTCAAGGGTGTTTACGCCGTGCACTCTTCCCAATCCAATCTGCTCTTCCCGCTCTTCCCACTCTTCCCACTCTTACCTACGCCGTGCACTCTTCCCTACTCTCTTCCTCTTCAGCATTAATAAACGCCTCAGCAGTTTCCAACGTAGGTATGCTGCGATCAATATCCGTAGGATTGAGATGCTTGAACATTACATGCAGTCTAAAGTACAAGTTAGCGGTGCATTCTCCTAAAAGCAGATTTATCAAGATAGGGGTAGCAGCAGACTTGCTAGGGGTTTCAATAGAGACTCTCCGCAAGTGGGAGCAGACCGGGGAATTAGTTCCAGACCGTAAGAGCTTGCCAAAACAGTATGGTTGCTTGGGAGTGGATATTAACCCAGGTGTCATCGGTTGGACATACGTGGATCGAGACGGCAACCTGAAGCATCACGGCCAGTTCAAAATCAACTTGCATAGCCGTCGATCTGGTCAGATTGCCGCCACGTTGCATGATGTGACGAAGCAACTGGTAACACTGGCTCAAACCTTTCGGTGCCCAATTGTGATTGAAAATCTGGACTTCCAGAGTAAGAAGTCACAGATGAGAGAGCAAGGTAGGCGGTATGCGAGGATGCTCTCAGGTTTTATTTATGGCAAGTTCACCACGTTGCTGGAGCAGAAATGTGAACTGGCAGGAATTGAATTGATTAAAGTCAATCCTGCCTATAGTTCAACGATTGGATTAGTGAAATTTATGAGACAGTACGGCCTATCTTTGGATACCGCTGCTGCAATGGTTCTAGCGCGTAGAGCCATGAGATTGTCAGAGCGTGTACCTAACCGCAACGCCTATGCTGATGTGAAGTCGGCAAAGCACGTATGGTCAGCATGGTACACGCTACATAACAAGCTGAAGCCTATCAGACGGCATCAGTATTTTACACTGGCTAACAGCCAATTAGAGGCCATGCTTTGTGCCGAACCTTCTGGCAGAGTGCAGAGCAAGCGTAAAAGCACTTCTAAGCGTGGTGCGAACCCACGGTGCAGTAATCGTACCGCTACGATTGCGAAAGCCTAG
- a CDS encoding hypothetical protein (IMG reference gene:2510094320), protein MDAVSGFQEIINLCDEAVDCVMGLRVTVDEEHILLHGLTYAELEQCINTLKKVQSVAAEAKQVHAAELN, encoded by the coding sequence ATGGATGCTGTAAGTGGATTTCAAGAAATTATTAACCTTTGCGATGAAGCTGTAGACTGTGTGATGGGTCTGCGGGTAACTGTGGATGAAGAACACATCCTGCTACATGGGTTAACCTACGCAGAGTTGGAACAATGCATTAATACTCTGAAAAAGGTACAGTCCGTAGCTGCAGAAGCTAAACAGGTACACGCGGCAGAGTTGAATTGA
- a CDS encoding hypothetical protein (IMG reference gene:2510094321) — MTVLERYRTRIIREPEMCDGEPTGKLVCQRQILLDNEWLDIGVIWLEES, encoded by the coding sequence ATGACCGTGTTAGAACGATACAGAACTCGAATCATTCGAGAACCAGAAATGTGTGATGGAGAACCAACTGGAAAGCTGGTCTGCCAACGGCAAATATTACTGGACAACGAATGGTTGGATATTGGAGTAATTTGGTTGGAGGAAAGCTAA
- a CDS encoding hypothetical protein (IMG reference gene:2510094322) gives MNRIKVNRNIYGGDTVLVLERPEAEKKEDRSVVINLPSGLNKTSLIYAIIAIAKYENAWISGINPVEFVGIHMHWLLEDRTEYGYFIKGEWYSNKSEILGTPDVWKPIH, from the coding sequence ATGAACAGAATTAAAGTCAACAGAAACATCTACGGCGGCGACACAGTTCTAGTGCTAGAAAGACCAGAAGCCGAGAAGAAAGAAGACCGTAGTGTAGTTATTAACTTACCAAGTGGTCTTAACAAGACTTCTCTTATTTATGCAATCATAGCGATCGCAAAGTATGAGAACGCCTGGATCAGTGGGATTAACCCGGTTGAGTTTGTTGGAATTCACATGCATTGGCTGCTGGAAGACCGGACCGAATATGGCTACTTCATAAAAGGTGAGTGGTACAGTAACAAAAGTGAAATTCTAGGTACTCCAGATGTTTGGAAGCCGATACACTAA
- a CDS encoding hypothetical protein (IMG reference gene:2510094323), which yields MRQNHTVDGYVLKFAVWNILAALSISFVVGLVGFITPAEANGQLSCLGSASTGAGQRRCLAKAVETLDSSENSHGEPIYTPGRRK from the coding sequence ATGCGTCAGAATCACACTGTTGATGGTTACGTGTTAAAGTTTGCTGTTTGGAATATTTTAGCTGCGCTGAGCATTTCTTTTGTTGTTGGTTTAGTAGGGTTTATTACTCCTGCTGAAGCGAACGGTCAATTATCTTGCTTGGGTTCCGCGTCCACGGGTGCTGGCCAAAGGCGCTGTTTGGCAAAAGCTGTCGAAACTCTAGATTCTAGTGAAAATTCTCATGGCGAACCTATTTATACTCCTGGTCGCAGGAAGTAA
- a CDS encoding hypothetical protein (IMG reference gene:2510094325) — MTTIAIYNAELNAAPSFKDGITPISLQSLMYKETGKDGVVRERCALAVRGAVHQDDGSIQVSVRIDLFHALGMAYENGNHKHAKAAINIRESDFEAGIWKSLSNYATRMIGQEFKSGEVVLTTGSGAYFLSPALPQADSFIVFDLMQEEDVEINGSLWESYAIDNFWMGNGASFVAPVGELKKGNVTRRETPFSGSTEVQAVASAPVTRRPVAIPASLGGRK; from the coding sequence ATGACGACTATTGCTATTTACAACGCTGAACTGAATGCTGCTCCTTCCTTTAAGGATGGTATTACGCCTATTTCTTTGCAGTCTTTGATGTATAAAGAGACTGGTAAGGATGGAGTTGTTCGGGAGCGTTGTGCTTTGGCTGTTCGTGGTGCTGTTCATCAAGATGATGGCAGTATCCAAGTGTCTGTTCGTATCGACTTATTCCATGCTCTTGGTATGGCGTATGAGAACGGCAATCACAAACATGCTAAAGCTGCAATCAATATCCGCGAGTCTGATTTTGAAGCTGGCATTTGGAAGTCTTTGTCTAACTATGCTACCCGCATGATTGGTCAAGAGTTCAAAAGCGGGGAAGTTGTACTAACCACTGGTTCTGGTGCATACTTCTTGTCTCCTGCGCTGCCTCAAGCTGACTCGTTCATCGTGTTTGACCTGATGCAGGAAGAAGATGTTGAGATTAATGGTTCTCTTTGGGAGAGCTATGCAATCGACAACTTCTGGATGGGTAACGGTGCTAGCTTTGTTGCTCCAGTTGGTGAACTCAAGAAGGGTAATGTTACCCGTCGCGAGACACCTTTCTCTGGAAGTACTGAAGTTCAAGCTGTTGCTTCTGCTCCTGTGACTCGCCGCCCGGTTGCAATCCCTGCTTCTTTGGGTGGTCGTAAGTAA